One segment of Panicum virgatum strain AP13 chromosome 3K, P.virgatum_v5, whole genome shotgun sequence DNA contains the following:
- the LOC120698154 gene encoding TLC domain-containing protein 4-like isoform X1: MDFPVDPIMMYKYKAEVLLKEYLLADSYVLYAAVLGGILMCKLSYDITHMISSIYFKGYASLTKMRKIEWNNRGMSTAHAIFITIMSVYLVFLSGLFCDQLDGPVTFRSSHLSNFTLGVSVGYFIADLAMIFWFYPSLGGMEYVFHHMVSLVCAVYAMLSGEGQLYTYMVLISETTTPGINLRWFLDVAGRKNSKAYLINGIAMFVTWLVARIILFIYLFYHIFMNYDQVKQMDTFARLLISVAPTILFIMNVMWFSKILRGLKKTLAKRHVD, translated from the exons ATGGATTTTCCTGTGGATCCAATCATGATGTATAAGTACAAAGCAGAAGTACTTCTTAAGGAATACTTGCTAGCCGATTCATATGTTCTGTATGCTGCTGTGCTCGGGGGGATCCTGATGTGCAAATTG TCTTATGACATCACACACATGATCAGTTCTATCTACTTCAAAGGTTATGCTTCTCTTACAAAGATGCGGAAGATTGAATGGAACAACAG GGGAATGTCCACTGCCCATGctatatttattacaataatgtcAGTATATCTAGTCTTCTTGTCAGGTTTGTTCTGTGATCAGCTGGATGGTCCAGTAACATTTCGGAGTTCACACCTCTCCAATTTTACATTAGGG GTCTCTGTTGGATACTTCATTGCAGATCTTGCCATGATATTTTGGTTTTACCCTTCCCTTGGTGGTATGGAGTAT GTTTTCCACCACATGGTATCACTTGTTTGTGCTGTATATGCTATGCTATCTGGGGAAGGACAGCTATACACGTACATGGTTCTCATCTCTGAAACTACAACACCAGGAATCAATCTACGATG GTTCCTTGATGTCGCTGGAAGGAAAAATTCCAAAGCATACCTTATCAACGGAATTGCAATGTTTGTTACTTGGCTG GTGGCTAGGATAATTCTGTTCATCTACTTGTTTTATCACATCTTTATGAACTATGATCAG GTTAAGCAGATGGACACTTTTGCTCGTCTTCTGATATCTGTTGCCCCCACTATACTCTTCATAATGAATGTAATGTGGTTTTCCAAGATCTTAAGAGGTCTCAAGAAGACACTAGCCAAGCGGCATGTTGACTAG
- the LOC120698154 gene encoding TLC domain-containing protein 4-B-like isoform X2 — MISSIYFKGYASLTKMRKIEWNNRGMSTAHAIFITIMSVYLVFLSGLFCDQLDGPVTFRSSHLSNFTLGVSVGYFIADLAMIFWFYPSLGGMEYVFHHMVSLVCAVYAMLSGEGQLYTYMVLISETTTPGINLRWFLDVAGRKNSKAYLINGIAMFVTWLVARIILFIYLFYHIFMNYDQVKQMDTFARLLISVAPTILFIMNVMWFSKILRGLKKTLAKRHVD; from the exons ATGATCAGTTCTATCTACTTCAAAGGTTATGCTTCTCTTACAAAGATGCGGAAGATTGAATGGAACAACAG GGGAATGTCCACTGCCCATGctatatttattacaataatgtcAGTATATCTAGTCTTCTTGTCAGGTTTGTTCTGTGATCAGCTGGATGGTCCAGTAACATTTCGGAGTTCACACCTCTCCAATTTTACATTAGGG GTCTCTGTTGGATACTTCATTGCAGATCTTGCCATGATATTTTGGTTTTACCCTTCCCTTGGTGGTATGGAGTAT GTTTTCCACCACATGGTATCACTTGTTTGTGCTGTATATGCTATGCTATCTGGGGAAGGACAGCTATACACGTACATGGTTCTCATCTCTGAAACTACAACACCAGGAATCAATCTACGATG GTTCCTTGATGTCGCTGGAAGGAAAAATTCCAAAGCATACCTTATCAACGGAATTGCAATGTTTGTTACTTGGCTG GTGGCTAGGATAATTCTGTTCATCTACTTGTTTTATCACATCTTTATGAACTATGATCAG GTTAAGCAGATGGACACTTTTGCTCGTCTTCTGATATCTGTTGCCCCCACTATACTCTTCATAATGAATGTAATGTGGTTTTCCAAGATCTTAAGAGGTCTCAAGAAGACACTAGCCAAGCGGCATGTTGACTAG
- the LOC120698155 gene encoding carnosine N-methyltransferase-like isoform X3, giving the protein MLPPAHKELLFHLGLKYQRLRWCISMNGAFIMNMLEAFEPPFDMSQYVNAGGYDHPPNMHDHSHVDCTHSSGRGDCSTISVSRSNSQLDGQHGNPKEDAKTHESSRETENEKDEEEHMAGCSQPVGSNLGSSQVVNVSCNGDTDASTAAYCQDKGVSSSSTDDNVTPRHCTGSLFKLNVPPIDVDKVRCIVRNIVRDWAEEGQKERDECYKPILEELNRLFPNRSNERPPLCLVPGAGLGRLALEISSLGFVSQGNEFSYYMLICSSFILNHTQEAKEWTIYPWIHSNCNSLSDNDQLRPVSFPDIHPSSAGITEGFSMCAGDFVEVYSEESQESAWDAVVTCFFLDTAHNIVEYIEIISKVLKDGGVWINLGPLLYHFADSYGPDDDMSIELSLEDVKKVAYHYGFVMEVRVYALNFYLIDYEKLLVFSWITLIYNLQVEKMIETTYTANMRAMMQNRYRAAFWTMRKNASQAKAQKRC; this is encoded by the exons GTGTATATCCATGAATGGAGCTTTTATCATGAACATGCTTGAG GCATTTGAACCTCCTTTCGACATGAGTCAGTATGTAAATGCCGGTGGTTATGACCATCCACCAAACATGCATGACCACAGTCATGTGGATTGCACTCATTCCAGTGGGAGGGGTGATTGCTCGACAATTTCTGTCTCCAGAAGCAATTCGCAATTGGATGGGCAGCATGGTAACCCCAAAGAAGATGCCAAGACTCATGAATCTTCAAGAGAAACTGAAAATGAAAAG GATGAAGAAGAACACATGGCAGGCTGTTCCCAGCCTGTTGGCAGCAACTTGGGATCATCCCAAGTTGTAAATGTATCATGTAACGGTGATACAGATGCAAGCACAGCTGCTTATTGTCAAGATAAAGGTGTCTCTTCATCTTCTACTGATGATAAT GTAACACCACGACATTGCACAGGTTCATTGTTCAAGTTGAATGTTCCTCCAATAGATGTTGACAAG GTAAGATGCATTGTAAGAAATATTGTGAGAGATTGGGCTGAGGAG GGTCAAAAGGAACGTGATGAGTGCTACAAGCCCATTCTTGAGGAGCTTAATCGTCTTTTTCCTAACAGGAGCAATGAGAG GCCTCCTTTATGTCTAGTCCCTGGTGCTGGGCTTGGGAGATTGGCTCTGGAGATATCTTCTCTGG GTTTTGTAAGCCAGGGGAATGAGTTCTCATATTACATGCTGATCTGTTCAAGTTTCATCCTGAACCA CACCCAAGAGGCTAAAGAATGGACTATATATCCTTGGATACACAGTAACTGCAATTCTCTTTCAGACAATGATCAACTTCGACCTGTTTCATTTCCTGATATTCATCCCTCAAG TGCAGGTATCACGGAGGGATTTTCAATGTGTGCTGGGGATTTTGTAGAGGTCTACAGTGAGGAAAGCCAAGAAT CTGCATGGGATGCTGTTGTAACTTGCTTCTTCCTGGATACGGCACACAATATTGTTGAATATATTGAGATCATATCAAAAGTTCTCAAGGATGGTGGG GTCTGGATAAACTTGGGTCCTCTTCTATACCACTTTGCTGATTCATATGGACCAGATGAT GATATGTCTATCGAACTAAGTTTGGAAGATGTGAAAAAGGTTGCCTATCATTATGGATTCGTGATGGAGGTGAGGGTTTATGCATTAAATTTCTATTTGATTGATTATGAAAAACTGTTAGTGTTCTCGTGGATTACTTTGATATACAATTTGCAGGTGgagaaaatgatagaaactaCTTACACTGCAAATATGAGAGCAATGATGCAG AATCGATACCGTGCAGCATTCTGGACAATGAGGAAGAATGCATCTCAGGCAAAGGCCCAGAAGCGTTGTTGA
- the LOC120698155 gene encoding carnosine N-methyltransferase-like isoform X4 has translation MLPPAHKELLFHLGLKYQRLRWCISMNGAFIMNMLEAFEPPFDMSQYVNAGGYDHPPNMHDHSHVDCTHSSGRGDCSTISVSRSNSQLDGQHGNPKEDAKTHESSRETENEKDEEEHMAGCSQPVGSNLGSSQVVNVSCNGDTDASTAAYCQDKGVSSSSTDDNVTPRHCTGSLFKLNVPPIDVDKVRCIVRNIVRDWAEEGQKERDECYKPILEELNRLFPNRSNERPPLCLVPGAGLGRLALEISSLGFVSQGNEFSYYMLICSSFILNHTQEAKEWTIYPWIHSNCNSLSDNDQLRPVSFPDIHPSSAGITEGFSMCAGDFVEVYSEESQESAWDAVVTCFFLDTAHNIVEYIEIISKVLKDGGVWINLGPLLYHFADSYGPDDDMSIELSLEDVKKVAYHYGFVMEVEKMIETTYTANMRAMMQNRYRAAFWTMRKNASQAKAQKRC, from the exons GTGTATATCCATGAATGGAGCTTTTATCATGAACATGCTTGAG GCATTTGAACCTCCTTTCGACATGAGTCAGTATGTAAATGCCGGTGGTTATGACCATCCACCAAACATGCATGACCACAGTCATGTGGATTGCACTCATTCCAGTGGGAGGGGTGATTGCTCGACAATTTCTGTCTCCAGAAGCAATTCGCAATTGGATGGGCAGCATGGTAACCCCAAAGAAGATGCCAAGACTCATGAATCTTCAAGAGAAACTGAAAATGAAAAG GATGAAGAAGAACACATGGCAGGCTGTTCCCAGCCTGTTGGCAGCAACTTGGGATCATCCCAAGTTGTAAATGTATCATGTAACGGTGATACAGATGCAAGCACAGCTGCTTATTGTCAAGATAAAGGTGTCTCTTCATCTTCTACTGATGATAAT GTAACACCACGACATTGCACAGGTTCATTGTTCAAGTTGAATGTTCCTCCAATAGATGTTGACAAG GTAAGATGCATTGTAAGAAATATTGTGAGAGATTGGGCTGAGGAG GGTCAAAAGGAACGTGATGAGTGCTACAAGCCCATTCTTGAGGAGCTTAATCGTCTTTTTCCTAACAGGAGCAATGAGAG GCCTCCTTTATGTCTAGTCCCTGGTGCTGGGCTTGGGAGATTGGCTCTGGAGATATCTTCTCTGG GTTTTGTAAGCCAGGGGAATGAGTTCTCATATTACATGCTGATCTGTTCAAGTTTCATCCTGAACCA CACCCAAGAGGCTAAAGAATGGACTATATATCCTTGGATACACAGTAACTGCAATTCTCTTTCAGACAATGATCAACTTCGACCTGTTTCATTTCCTGATATTCATCCCTCAAG TGCAGGTATCACGGAGGGATTTTCAATGTGTGCTGGGGATTTTGTAGAGGTCTACAGTGAGGAAAGCCAAGAAT CTGCATGGGATGCTGTTGTAACTTGCTTCTTCCTGGATACGGCACACAATATTGTTGAATATATTGAGATCATATCAAAAGTTCTCAAGGATGGTGGG GTCTGGATAAACTTGGGTCCTCTTCTATACCACTTTGCTGATTCATATGGACCAGATGAT GATATGTCTATCGAACTAAGTTTGGAAGATGTGAAAAAGGTTGCCTATCATTATGGATTCGTGATGGAG GTGgagaaaatgatagaaactaCTTACACTGCAAATATGAGAGCAATGATGCAG AATCGATACCGTGCAGCATTCTGGACAATGAGGAAGAATGCATCTCAGGCAAAGGCCCAGAAGCGTTGTTGA
- the LOC120698153 gene encoding probable aspartyl protease At4g16563, with protein sequence MHPFIHIYILLPCIISSFFNSQATDTKPQTPNSLVLGLSHVSSLYTPSMTPLNSTNYDFLDIIEPVTAYTDGYLLSLNLGTPPQVFQVYLDTGSDLTWVPCGTTSYQCMECGNDHSSSKPSPMFLPSQSSSNMMDLCGSRFCVDVHSSDNRFDPCAAAGCDIPAFTGGLCPRPCPPFSYTYGGGALVLGSLARDSVTLHGSMHGIDPLSPVEFPGFSFGCVGSSIREPIGIAGFGKGKLSLPSQLGFLGKGFSHCFLGFRFARNPNVTSPLVMGDLALPAATDGGFVFTPMLSSVTYPNFYYIGVEGVSLLGDDSSAAAAAMVAAPPSLSSVDPRGNGGVLVDTGTTYTHLPDPFYASLLSSLGAAAPYERSRDLEARTGFDRCFRVPCARAPCPAEEDRLPAIALHLGGGARLTLPKLSSYYPVTAVRDSVVVKCLLFQRMDDGASGGPGAVLGSFQMQNVEVVYDLVAGRVGFLPRDCALRA encoded by the coding sequence ATGCATCCTTTCATTCACATATACATCCTTCTTCCTTGCATCATATCCAGCTTCTTCAATTCCCAGGCAACAGATACCAAACCCCAGACCCCGAACAGCCTTGTCCTTGGCCTTAGCCATGTCAGTTCTCTGTATACTCCATCCATGACACCACTAAACTCCACAAACTATGACTTCTTGGACATCATAGAACCAGTAACAGCATACACAGATGGCTACTTGCTGTCCCTGAACCTTGGCACACCCCCACAGGTCTTCCAGGTGTACCTGGACACAGGGAGTGACCTCACCTGGGTCCCCTGTGGCACCACCAGCTACCAGTGCATGGAGTGTGGCAATGACCACAGCTCCTCTAAGCCaagtccaatgttcttgccatctCAATCCTCTTCGAACATGATGGACCTCTGCGGGAGCCGCTTCTGCGTCGACGTCCACAGCTCCGACAACAGGTTTGATCCGTGCGCAGCAGCCGGTTGCGACATCCCTGCCTTCACCGGTGGTCTGTGTCCAAGACCTTGCCCTCCCTTCTCCTACACCTACGGTGGCGGAGCACTGGTCCTGGGCTCCCTTGCAAGGGACTCTGTCACACTCCATGGGAGCATGCACGGCATTGATCCTCTGTCTCCCGTGGAGTTCCCGGGCTTCAGCTTCGGCTGTGTGGGCAGCTCCATCAGGGAGCCGATCGGCATCGCCGGGTTCGGCAAGGGCAAGCTGTCCCTGCCCTCCCAGCTGGGGTTCCTGGGCAAGGGCTTCTCCCATTGCTTCCTCGGCTTCCGGTTCGCGAGGAACCCCAACGTCACCAGCCCCCTGGTGATGGGCGACCTCGcgctgccggcggcgacggaCGGCGGCTTCGTCTTCACCCCGATGCTGAGCAGCGTCACCTACCCGAACTTCTACTACATCGGCGTGGAGGGTGTCAGCCTGCTAGGAGACGacagctccgccgcggccgctgccaTGGTCGCCGCTCCCCCGAGCTTGAGCAGCGTCGACCCCCGAGGCAACGGCGGGGTGCTCGTCGACACCGGGACGACGTACACGCACCTCCCGGACCCGTTCTACGCGTCGCTGCTGTCGTCGCTCGGCGCGGCCGCGCCGTACGAGCGGTCGCGCGACCTGGAGGCGCGCACGGGGTTCGACCGCTGCTTCCGGGTCCCCTGCGCGCGGGCGCCGTGCCCGGCGGAGGAGGACCGGCTGCCGGCGATCGCCCtccacctcggcggcggcgccaggctcACGCTGCCCAAGCTGAGCAGCTACTACCCGGTGACCGCGGTGAGGGATTCCGTGGTGGTCAAGTGCCTGCTGTTCCAGAGGATGGACGACGGCGCGAGTGGTGGGCCGGGAGCGGTGCTCGGGAGCTTCCAGATGCAGAACGTGGAGGTCGTGTACGATCTGGTGGCCGGGCGGGTCGGGTTCCTGCCGAGGGACTGCGCCCTCCGCGCCTAG